A genomic segment from Nicotiana tabacum cultivar K326 chromosome 7, ASM71507v2, whole genome shotgun sequence encodes:
- the LOC107801923 gene encoding uncharacterized protein LOC107801923, which produces MAILKKMEDMENENKTLRDQMKEHQERVDKILGAPKLLPKCDVGRYVEQPYSEGDAPHPIPKTFKMPPYLKIYDGTTDPEDHLIHYVTTVKGNDLSKVHVPSMLLKKFGKTLTRGALTWYSQLPARLISTFEEMADKFATAHAEAKKAEARVTDIFVVRQTTGEGLRDFLAQFNRVRMSLSNVLEGMAVAAFQNGLNRNGSKATKQLLCRLMKYPLPHRKKSTMPTVPRDSVRTREAGHEGTVAAKMKSDPSTRRSNVLCKFHQETGHKTEDCIGLWQKVVRMLNQRYLKELLNDKGRANFARGRDPSQGPSKPPSSARTIQMIIGDGDDMM; this is translated from the exons ATGGCCATCTTGAAGAAAATGGAAGACATGGAAAATGAGAATAAAACGCTCCGTGACCAAATGAAGGAACATCAGGAGAGGGTTGATAAAATACTGGGTGCTCCGAAGCTATTACCAAAATGCGACGTGGGCCGATACGTCGAACAGCCATACAGCGAAGGGGATGCTCCTCATCCTATTCCAAAGACCTTCAAGATGCCACCATACTTAAAAATATATGACGGGACCACGGACCCGGAGGATCACCTAATCCACTATGTTACTACAGTAAAGGGAAATGATCTATCAAAAGTACATGTACCGTCTATGTTGTTAAAGAAGTTCGGCAAAACTCTGACAAGGGGAGCATTGACATGGTACTCCCAGCTACCTGCGCGATTAATATCGACGTTCGAAGAGATGGCAGATAAGTTCGCCACCGCCCATGCAGAAGCGAAGAAGGCCGAAGCTAGGGTCACTGATATCTTCGTCGTCAGGCAAACGACGGGCGAGGGACTTCGGGATTTCCTGGCCCAattcaacagagtaaggatgaGTCTGTCGAACGTGTTAGAAGGGATGGCAGTAGCAGCCTTTCAGAACGGGTTAAACAGGAACGGATCAAAGGCGACCAAACAACTGCTCTgtagactcatgaagtacccccTACCACATAGGAAGAAATCCACAATGCCTACTGTGCCTAG AGATAGTGTACGCACTAGAGAAGCTGGGCATGAAGGTACAGTGGCCGCAAAAATGAAATCGGACCCAAGCACCAGGAGGTCCAACGTCCTTTGCAAATTCCACCAAGAAACAGGACATAAGACCGAGGATTGCATAGGTCTGTGGCAAAAAGTAGTTAGGATGTTGAACCAAAGGTACCTGAAAGAACTGCTGAATGATAAAGGAAGAGCCAACTTCGCTCGAGGACGCGACCCATCTCAAGGACCTTCAAAGCCACCATCATCGGCACGaaccatacaaatgatcattggcGACGGCGATGATATG ATGTAA